The nucleotide sequence AGATGCTCGGCCTTGTGCATAGCGAGCCCAGTCATGACATCCATGTTGATCTCATCTGGCTTCATTCCATTAGGAAGTTTGAAGTCGAACTTATAGAGAAGATTCGCATAAGGAACCTCAAGCATAGCTGACCCAAGACGCATTCCCGGGCACATTCTCCTGCCCGACCCGAACGGTATAAACTCGTAGTCCGTCCCTTTGAAGTCAACGTCCTTCTCAAAAAACCTCTCGGGCCTGAACTCGTCAGCGTTTGGTCCCCACTCCTTCTCGTCACGTGACACGGCCCATGCATTGACGTTAACCGTGGTCCCCGCGGGTATGTCGTAGCCAGCGATCTTGGTGTTTTGACTGCAACGGCGAGGGACAAGGAGAGGAATCACCGGTTCGATCCTTAGCGTCTCTTTAACTAAGGCTCTGAAGTAAGGAAGGTTCTTGACGTCGTCTTCAGTGACGAACGTtaaccctctctctctcatataCTCTCTCACTTCTGCTTGAGCTTTCTTCATCACATGAGGGTACTTCATTAGATAAGTCATTCCCCACACAACCGCCGCAGCTGCCGTGTCCGTCCCCGCAACTACAATATccttttaaaacaaatcaaagCAAAACAAAGACTATAACACAAGAAAATGGCTGCTTGTAATGCAAGAAAAATAGATGAAAGAGTTCATTCCAGTTCTcggattaaatatatatataatattattttgtttttggaaaaaaaagagCGATATTTCGGTTGTATCTTGTTCAGTTTATGTTCGCCTTTGTATTATTGTCTATCAAAACTCTATGAATATGGTCATGCCTTAATcggtttttaaataaattttttttttctaaaagattGATTGTAAACGCACGAAAATAGAGAAAAGAGTTTTTATATGTACCAGGACGACGGCTTTGACATTCTCAAGAGTGAACTCGGAGGCGAAAGGTTGATCTCTGTAGATCTCCATCAAGAGGTCAATCATGCTGTCGGTTTCAGGCTTGACCCTATTGGGATCAAGTGTTTCATCGACAATCTCTTGCAGATAAGTGTCTTGTCTCTCG is from Brassica napus cultivar Da-Ae chromosome A4, Da-Ae, whole genome shotgun sequence and encodes:
- the LOC106447562 gene encoding cytochrome P450 83A1-like; protein product: MEDVIIGVVTIAAVLFFILFQRTKTKRYKLPPGPKALPVIGNLHQLQNLNPQRFFYGWAKKYGPIFSYKIGSKTMVVISSAELTKELLKTQDVNFSDRPLHRGQEFMSYGRRDMAFHHYTPYYRDIRKMGMNHLFSPTRVATFKHVREEEARRMMDKIGVAADNSNAVDISELMLTFTNSVVCRQAFGKKYNEDGEEMKRFIKILYGSQSVFGKVFFSDFFPFTGYVLDDLTRLTAYMKECFERQDTYLQEIVDETLDPNRVKPETDSMIDLLMEIYRDQPFASEFTLENVKAVVLDIVVAGTDTAAAAVVWGMTYLMKYPHVMKKAQAEVREYMRERGLTFVTEDDVKNLPYFRALVKETLRIEPVIPLLVPRRCSQNTKIAGYDIPAGTTVNVNAWAVSRDEKEWGPNADEFRPERFFEKDVDFKGTDYEFIPFGSGRRMCPGMRLGSAMLEVPYANLLYKFDFKLPNGMKPDEINMDVMTGLAMHKAEHLMLVPEKVNV